The Triticum aestivum cultivar Chinese Spring chromosome 7B, IWGSC CS RefSeq v2.1, whole genome shotgun sequence genome window below encodes:
- the LOC123162378 gene encoding pathogenesis-related protein PRB1-2 isoform X2: MASSKSSLAMFALAIVMAVVADVSAQNTPQDFVNLHNRARAVDGVGPVAWDNNVARFAQDWAAQRAGDCLLQHSGGPFGENIFWGSGQSWTAADAVKLWVDEKQNYHLDSNTCDAGKVCGHYTQVVWRKSTRIGCARVVCAGNRGVFITCNYNPPGNFNGERPFAFLTLGAEAK, from the coding sequence ATGGCATCTTCCAAGAGTAGTCTTGCAATGTTCGCACTGGCCATAGTCATGGCCGTGGTGGCTGACGTCTCGGCACAGAACACCCCGCAGGACTTCGTCAATCTGCACAACCGCGCCCGCGCCGTGGACGGCGTCGGCCCTGTGGCGTGGGACAACAACGTGGCGAGGTTTGCGCAGGACTGGGCGGCGCAGCGCGCCGGCGATTGCCTGCTCCAGCACTCCGGCGGGCCGTTCGGCGAGAACATCTTCTGGGGTTCCGGGCAGTCGTGGACGGCCGCCGACGCGGTGAAGCTGTGGGTGGACGAGAAGCAGAACTACCATCTTGACAGCAACACCTGCGACGCCGGCAAGGTGTGCGGGCACTACACGCAGGTGGTGTGGCGCAAGTCGACCCGCATCGGCTGCGCGCGCGTGGTCTGCGCCGGGAACCGGGGCGTCTTCATCACCTGCAACTACAACCCCCCGGGCAACTTCAACGGCGAGCGCCCGTTCGCGTTCCTTACCCTTGGCGCCGAAGCCAAGTAG
- the LOC123162378 gene encoding pathogenesis-related protein PRB1-2 isoform X1 — MASSKSSLAMFALAIVMAVVADVSAQNTPQDFVNLHNRARAVDGVGPVAWDNNVARFAQDWAAQRAGDCLLQHSGGPFGENIFWGSGQSWTAADAVKLWVDEKQNYHLDSNTCDAGKVCGHYTQVVWRKSTRIGCARVVCAGNRGVFITCNYNPPGNFNGERPFAFLTLGAEANGCQRCKNARNLKIKSDVLLRKTCSITILLCALHKIHANGANTSQKSCLILPPGMHGYEGTRQGPGAQGQNSKEL; from the exons ATGGCATCTTCCAAGAGTAGTCTTGCAATGTTCGCACTGGCCATAGTCATGGCCGTGGTGGCTGACGTCTCGGCACAGAACACCCCGCAGGACTTCGTCAATCTGCACAACCGCGCCCGCGCCGTGGACGGCGTCGGCCCTGTGGCGTGGGACAACAACGTGGCGAGGTTTGCGCAGGACTGGGCGGCGCAGCGCGCCGGCGATTGCCTGCTCCAGCACTCCGGCGGGCCGTTCGGCGAGAACATCTTCTGGGGTTCCGGGCAGTCGTGGACGGCCGCCGACGCGGTGAAGCTGTGGGTGGACGAGAAGCAGAACTACCATCTTGACAGCAACACCTGCGACGCCGGCAAGGTGTGCGGGCACTACACGCAGGTGGTGTGGCGCAAGTCGACCCGCATCGGCTGCGCGCGCGTGGTCTGCGCCGGGAACCGGGGCGTCTTCATCACCTGCAACTACAACCCCCCGGGCAACTTCAACGGCGAGCGCCCGTTCGCGTTCCTTACCCTTGGCGCCGAAGCCAA CGGGTGCCAGCGCTGCAAAAATGCAAGGAATTTGAAGATTAAGTCAGATGTCCTCCTAAGAAAGACATGCTCAATCACCATTTTATTGTGCGCActccacaaaatccatgctaacgGTGCAAACACCAGCCAGAAGAGCTGCCTCATACTGCCACCTGGTATGCACGGGTATGAAGGAACTCGGCAAGGTCCAGGGGCTCAGGGACAAAACTCCAAAGAACTCTAG